Proteins encoded within one genomic window of Mycolicibacterium monacense:
- the aceA gene encoding isocitrate lyase ICL2, producing MRSATVTTHAESKTGTSFDQEVAETQRYLDSPRFEGITRLYTARQVVEQRGTIPVDHTVAREAATAFYPRLRELFSQGKSITTFGPYSPGQAVTMKRAGIEGIYLGGWATSAKGSTDEDPGPDLASYPLSQVPDEAAGLVRALLTADRNQHYLRLRMSEEQRAAAPPPVDFRPFIIADADTGHGGDPHVRNLIRRFVEAGVPGYHIEDQRPGTKKCGHQGGKVLVPSDEQIKRLNTARFQLDIMGVPGIIVARTDAEAANLIDSRADERDQPFLLGATNLSIPSYKSCFLAMMRSFHDAGVTALNGHLLYWLPDGEYETARAWLERHGIADVIAKAVEQWRSDGDPSNDALYDDVESQFIAAWEEDAGLKTYAETVAARLEFAEGDGEAYAMGVDEWTQFAKRASLYTAGKKARELGVDVDWDCELAKTPEGYYQLRGGIPYAIAKQLAAAPFADILWMETKTADLADAREFAEAIHAEYPDKMLAYNLSPSFNWDTTGMTDDEMRAFPEELGKMGFVFNFITYGGHQVDGVASEEFATALRQDGMLALARLQRKMRLVESPYRTPQTLVGGPRSDAALLASSGRTATTKAMGKGSTQHQHLVQTEVPKKLLEDWLAMWSEHYQLGEKLRVQLRPRRAGGEVLELGIYGERDSGEEKLADVLVDPIKDRYGRSILTVRDQNTYAEKLRKKRLMTLVHLWLVHRFKADAVYYVTPTDDNVYQTEKMKSHGIFSDVHKDVGEIIVAEVNRARIEELLAPDREALGRLIRKED from the coding sequence ATGAGGAGCGCCACGGTGACCACCCACGCTGAATCCAAGACCGGCACGTCATTCGACCAAGAGGTCGCCGAGACGCAGCGCTATCTCGACAGCCCCCGGTTCGAGGGCATCACCCGCCTCTACACCGCCCGACAGGTCGTCGAACAGCGCGGGACGATCCCCGTCGACCACACCGTGGCCCGCGAGGCGGCGACGGCGTTCTACCCGCGCCTTCGAGAACTGTTCTCCCAGGGCAAGAGCATCACGACCTTCGGCCCCTACTCCCCCGGGCAGGCCGTGACCATGAAACGGGCCGGCATCGAGGGCATCTACCTGGGCGGCTGGGCCACCTCCGCCAAGGGGTCCACCGACGAGGACCCCGGTCCCGATCTGGCCAGCTATCCGCTCAGCCAGGTGCCCGACGAAGCCGCCGGTCTGGTGCGCGCACTGCTCACCGCCGACCGCAACCAGCACTACCTTCGGCTGCGGATGAGCGAGGAGCAACGGGCGGCAGCGCCGCCTCCCGTCGACTTCCGGCCGTTCATCATCGCCGACGCCGACACCGGACACGGCGGTGATCCCCACGTGCGCAACCTGATTCGACGGTTCGTCGAGGCCGGCGTGCCCGGGTACCACATCGAGGACCAGCGCCCCGGCACCAAGAAGTGCGGACATCAGGGCGGCAAGGTCCTGGTGCCGTCGGACGAGCAGATCAAACGCCTCAACACCGCCCGGTTCCAACTCGACATCATGGGCGTACCGGGCATCATCGTCGCCCGCACCGACGCCGAGGCCGCCAACCTGATCGACAGCCGCGCCGACGAACGCGATCAACCCTTCCTGCTCGGCGCGACGAATCTGTCCATTCCGTCGTACAAGTCGTGCTTCCTGGCGATGATGCGCAGCTTCCACGACGCGGGCGTCACCGCACTCAACGGCCACCTGCTCTACTGGCTACCCGACGGCGAGTACGAGACCGCGCGCGCCTGGCTGGAACGCCACGGTATCGCCGACGTCATCGCCAAGGCCGTCGAGCAGTGGCGTTCCGACGGCGACCCGAGCAACGACGCGCTCTACGACGACGTCGAATCGCAGTTCATCGCGGCCTGGGAGGAGGACGCCGGGCTGAAGACCTACGCCGAGACGGTGGCCGCCCGCCTCGAGTTCGCCGAGGGTGACGGCGAGGCGTACGCGATGGGTGTCGACGAGTGGACGCAGTTCGCCAAGCGGGCGTCGCTGTACACCGCCGGCAAGAAGGCCAGGGAGTTGGGCGTCGACGTCGACTGGGACTGTGAGCTGGCGAAGACCCCGGAGGGGTATTACCAACTGCGCGGCGGCATTCCGTACGCGATCGCCAAACAACTGGCCGCCGCACCGTTCGCCGACATCCTGTGGATGGAGACCAAGACCGCCGACCTCGCCGACGCCAGGGAGTTCGCCGAGGCCATCCACGCCGAGTACCCGGACAAGATGCTCGCCTACAACCTGTCGCCGTCGTTCAACTGGGACACCACCGGTATGACCGATGACGAGATGCGGGCGTTCCCCGAGGAACTCGGCAAGATGGGCTTCGTCTTCAACTTCATCACCTACGGCGGACACCAGGTCGACGGGGTGGCCTCCGAGGAGTTCGCCACCGCCCTGCGGCAGGACGGCATGCTCGCGCTGGCCCGTCTGCAGCGCAAGATGCGGCTCGTCGAATCGCCCTACCGCACACCGCAGACGCTCGTCGGCGGGCCGCGCAGCGACGCCGCCCTGCTCGCCTCGTCCGGCCGCACCGCCACCACCAAGGCGATGGGCAAGGGCTCCACACAGCATCAGCACCTGGTGCAGACCGAGGTGCCCAAGAAGCTGCTCGAGGACTGGCTCGCGATGTGGAGTGAGCACTATCAGCTGGGCGAGAAGTTGCGGGTGCAGTTGCGGCCCCGTCGCGCGGGCGGTGAAGTGCTCGAACTCGGTATCTACGGGGAGCGCGACAGCGGCGAGGAGAAACTCGCCGACGTGCTGGTCGACCCGATCAAGGACCGGTACGGCCGCAGCATCCTCACGGTGCGCGACCAGAACACCTATGCCGAGAAGCTGCGCAAGAAGCGGCTGATGACGCTGGTCCACCTGTGGCTGGTGCACCGATTCAAGGCCGACGCGGTGTACTACGTGACACCGACCGACGACAACGTCTACCAGACCGAGAAGATGAAGTCGCACGGCATCTTCAGCGATGTGCACAAGGACGTCGGGGAGATCATCGTCGCCGAGGTCAACCGCGCGCGCATCGAGGAGCTGCTGGCCCCCGACCGGGAGGCGCTCGGCCGGCTGATCCGCAAGGAAGACTGA
- a CDS encoding EutN/CcmL family microcompartment protein gives MIAATVTGNVWSTRRIEGIPAGAFLEVEVDGSGSRMIAFDVLGTGLGERVLIAQGSVAANWFTGTPPPVDALIIGSIDDPSSTS, from the coding sequence ATGATCGCCGCGACCGTGACCGGAAACGTGTGGTCCACCCGCCGGATCGAGGGCATACCGGCCGGCGCCTTCCTCGAGGTCGAGGTCGACGGCTCCGGCAGCCGGATGATCGCCTTCGACGTGCTGGGCACCGGGCTGGGCGAACGGGTGCTGATCGCCCAGGGTTCGGTGGCCGCCAACTGGTTCACCGGCACCCCGCCGCCCGTCGACGCACTGATCATCGGCTCCATCGACGACCCCAGCTCCACGAGTTAG
- a CDS encoding microcompartment protein, translating into MPATASGTRTDIRVYLLVEDLQRQFAAYLGTPTRARGYPPYEGEHALIVEVSPALAIERVIDLALREVPGIQPGILYVERQFGVLEIHSASLSDVRRAGEAILTGTGNKASDQLRPRVLYHDIITDITDQHAVILNRNRQASMILPGQSLLVYEMTPALFAAVAANEAERAAPGLTVVDVQMIGAAGRLYIGGSVADVTTARDRITSVLAAIEGRDH; encoded by the coding sequence ATGCCCGCGACGGCATCGGGGACGCGCACCGACATCCGCGTCTACCTGCTGGTGGAGGATCTGCAACGGCAGTTCGCCGCCTACCTCGGCACGCCGACCCGCGCCAGGGGGTACCCGCCCTACGAGGGTGAGCACGCACTCATCGTCGAGGTGTCCCCGGCGCTGGCCATCGAGCGGGTGATCGACCTGGCGCTGCGCGAGGTACCGGGTATCCAGCCCGGAATCCTCTACGTGGAGCGGCAGTTCGGTGTGCTGGAGATCCACTCGGCCAGCCTGTCCGACGTCCGCCGGGCCGGGGAGGCGATCCTCACCGGAACCGGTAACAAGGCCAGTGACCAGTTGCGGCCGCGGGTGCTCTACCACGACATCATCACCGACATCACCGATCAACACGCGGTGATCCTCAACCGCAACCGGCAGGCGTCGATGATCCTGCCGGGGCAGTCGCTGCTGGTGTACGAGATGACACCGGCGCTGTTCGCGGCCGTGGCGGCGAACGAGGCCGAACGCGCCGCGCCGGGGCTTACGGTGGTCGACGTGCAGATGATCGGTGCGGCCGGCCGCCTCTACATCGGTGGCTCGGTCGCGGATGTGACCACCGCGCGGGACCGCATCACCTCCGTACTCGCCGCGATCGAAGGACGCGATCACTGA
- a CDS encoding amidohydrolase family protein, translating to MLIRRATLLDGTRVDIRTAERIRDVADSLVPERGETVLDAAGATVIPGLHDHHVHVHAAAAALGSVRVGPADVGDRDRLLRALRSATPGEDGWIRAVGYHEAVAGPLDRALLDTLRPDVPVRVQHRSGVLWTLNSAGLTRLGLSGHPDGRLRSADAGWGAELERRQVPLGEFSRALARRGVTGITDATPDLDVTTVGDWSGEIAQRLHVLAPGKRILHDDALDLDELVAWMKDRHDGGTPVAVHCVTAAQLVVTIAALRIAGAQPGDRIEHAAVVPDDCIPDLVELGVTVVTQPNFVAERGDQYRADVPAPEHRELWRVGSLLKAHVRVAFSTDTPFGDGDPWAAMRAAVHRRTPSGAPLGTTERVDAATALALFCGSADSPTTPRAVAPGEPGDLCIVEGSPDEVLAELDGDRVRATIVGGEPVWAPGRE from the coding sequence ATGCTGATTCGACGGGCTACCTTGCTCGACGGGACACGGGTCGACATCCGGACGGCGGAACGGATCCGCGATGTCGCCGACAGCCTGGTCCCCGAGCGAGGCGAAACGGTGCTCGATGCCGCCGGGGCGACGGTGATCCCCGGGTTGCACGACCACCACGTCCACGTGCATGCCGCGGCGGCGGCGCTGGGCTCGGTGCGGGTCGGACCGGCCGACGTGGGGGACCGAGACCGGCTCCTGCGGGCGTTGAGAAGCGCAACACCGGGCGAGGACGGCTGGATCCGCGCGGTCGGCTACCACGAGGCGGTCGCCGGACCCCTGGACCGCGCACTGCTCGACACGTTGAGGCCCGACGTGCCGGTGCGCGTGCAACACCGCAGCGGGGTGCTGTGGACGCTCAACTCGGCCGGGCTGACCCGGCTCGGTCTGAGCGGGCATCCCGACGGCAGGTTGCGCAGCGCCGACGCGGGGTGGGGCGCCGAACTCGAGCGCAGGCAGGTCCCGCTGGGTGAGTTCAGCAGAGCCCTGGCGCGCCGCGGGGTCACCGGGATCACCGATGCCACACCGGATCTCGATGTCACCACGGTGGGGGACTGGAGCGGCGAGATCGCGCAACGCCTCCACGTCCTCGCGCCGGGTAAGCGGATCCTGCACGATGACGCGCTCGACCTCGATGAACTGGTGGCCTGGATGAAGGACCGGCACGACGGCGGCACACCGGTGGCGGTGCACTGCGTCACCGCCGCCCAACTCGTCGTCACCATCGCCGCGCTGCGCATCGCGGGGGCCCAACCCGGCGACCGGATCGAACACGCCGCCGTCGTCCCCGACGACTGCATACCCGATCTCGTGGAACTCGGTGTGACGGTGGTGACGCAGCCGAACTTCGTGGCCGAACGCGGTGATCAGTACCGCGCCGACGTGCCCGCACCCGAACACCGGGAACTGTGGCGTGTCGGAAGCCTGCTGAAAGCGCATGTGCGCGTGGCATTCTCCACCGACACGCCGTTCGGTGACGGTGACCCGTGGGCGGCGATGCGTGCGGCCGTGCACCGTCGCACCCCGTCCGGTGCGCCACTCGGCACCACCGAACGTGTCGACGCCGCAACGGCGTTGGCCCTGTTCTGCGGCTCCGCCGACTCGCCGACGACACCGCGCGCCGTCGCTCCCGGTGAACCGGGTGACCTGTGCATCGTCGAGGGTTCACCGGACGAGGTGCTGGCGGAGCTCGACGGTGACCGGGTGCGCGCGACCATCGTCGGTGGTGAGCCGGTGTGGGCGCCGGGCCGTGAGTGA
- a CDS encoding BMC domain-containing protein produces the protein MPSNAIGLIETKGYVAALAAADAMVKAANVTITDRQQVGDGLVAVIVTGEVGAVKAATEAGAEAASQVGELVSVHVIPRPHSELGAHFAVNAQ, from the coding sequence ATGCCCAGCAACGCAATCGGTCTCATCGAGACCAAGGGTTACGTGGCGGCGCTGGCCGCGGCCGACGCCATGGTGAAGGCGGCCAACGTCACCATCACCGATCGCCAGCAGGTCGGCGACGGGCTCGTCGCCGTCATCGTCACCGGCGAGGTGGGTGCGGTCAAGGCCGCCACCGAGGCCGGTGCGGAGGCGGCGTCGCAGGTCGGTGAACTCGTCAGCGTCCACGTCATCCCGCGGCCGCACAGCGAGCTCGGCGCACACTTCGCCGTCAACGCCCAGTAA
- a CDS encoding phosphotransferase enzyme family protein has protein sequence MGEVIADDVEVAERALADYDLPANSTLRLLNLSENATYLVECEDDQSCSILRVHRQNYHRPHEIESELDWLEALRRDSDVTVPTVLPTRDGRRVVTVDHNGTARHVVHFGMVGGAEPDEGSVTLDDFRTLGAITASLHDHSRSWTRPAGFERFAWDWEHCLGSEPRWGRWHDAEGVGPEERHLLDRAQDLLRQRLADYGSGPDRYGLIHADLRLANLLVDPPTITVIDFDDCGFGWFFYDFGTAVSFIEDDPALPEWQASWVEGYRSRRPMTTADEDMLASFVFLRRLLLLAWMGTHSHSKESKTKAISYAAGSCALAERYLSTNGRRLA, from the coding sequence ATGGGGGAGGTCATCGCCGACGACGTCGAGGTCGCGGAGCGGGCGCTGGCCGATTACGACCTGCCGGCGAACTCGACCCTGCGCCTGCTGAACCTGTCGGAGAACGCCACCTACCTGGTGGAGTGCGAGGACGACCAGAGCTGCTCGATCCTGCGGGTGCACCGCCAGAACTACCACCGCCCGCACGAGATCGAATCCGAACTCGACTGGCTCGAGGCGCTGCGCCGGGACAGCGACGTCACGGTGCCGACGGTGCTGCCCACCCGCGACGGCCGACGGGTGGTGACCGTCGACCACAACGGAACCGCGCGCCACGTCGTCCATTTCGGCATGGTCGGCGGCGCCGAACCCGATGAGGGATCGGTGACGCTCGACGACTTCCGCACACTCGGCGCGATCACCGCATCGCTGCACGACCACTCCCGGTCGTGGACCCGGCCCGCCGGGTTCGAGCGGTTCGCCTGGGACTGGGAGCACTGCCTGGGCTCCGAACCCCGTTGGGGCCGTTGGCATGACGCCGAGGGCGTCGGACCCGAGGAACGGCACCTGCTCGACCGCGCGCAGGACCTGCTGCGTCAGCGGCTGGCCGACTACGGCAGTGGACCGGACCGCTACGGGCTGATCCACGCCGACCTGCGGTTGGCCAACCTGCTGGTCGATCCGCCGACGATCACGGTCATCGATTTCGACGACTGCGGATTCGGTTGGTTCTTCTACGATTTCGGCACCGCGGTGTCGTTCATCGAGGACGATCCGGCACTGCCCGAGTGGCAGGCCTCCTGGGTGGAGGGCTACCGCAGCAGGCGCCCGATGACCACCGCCGACGAGGACATGCTGGCCTCGTTCGTCTTCCTGCGGCGGCTGCTGCTGCTGGCGTGGATGGGCACCCACAGCCACTCCAAGGAATCCAAGACCAAGGCGATCAGTTACGCGGCGGGCAGTTGCGCACTCGCCGAACGCTATTTGAGCACCAACGGTCGCCGGCTCGCCTGA
- a CDS encoding GntR family transcriptional regulator, with amino-acid sequence MATHSEELRRRIVADINAGVPGAKLGSERDLAERYGTSRSSLRQVLAALEEAGMVHRVIGRAGGIFISHGQVERNLADVVGVPAFLANQGYVAGTRVLSTKIAPVDDATQAALRLQPTDFVVEIQRLRLADGSPISLELAQFPADAFPGLLEQQLGGSIYEVLENRYGLVPGRADERIEAVNATTTEASLLGVKPKSALLLITRVTYDSDGTPCEFSRDLFRGDRIYLAVTAQGRGIGKGLGSGPDTNTASVRLQSQLAV; translated from the coding sequence GTGGCGACGCACAGCGAAGAGTTGCGGCGCCGGATCGTGGCCGACATCAACGCCGGCGTCCCCGGTGCGAAACTGGGCAGCGAACGCGACCTCGCCGAGCGGTACGGGACCAGCCGGTCGAGCCTGCGGCAGGTGTTGGCCGCCCTCGAAGAGGCCGGCATGGTGCACCGGGTGATCGGGCGTGCGGGCGGGATCTTCATCAGCCACGGTCAGGTCGAGCGCAACCTCGCCGATGTCGTCGGCGTACCGGCGTTCCTGGCCAATCAGGGATACGTCGCCGGCACCCGGGTGCTGTCGACGAAGATCGCCCCGGTCGACGACGCCACCCAGGCCGCGTTGCGGCTGCAGCCCACCGATTTCGTGGTGGAGATCCAGCGGCTCCGCCTGGCCGACGGATCGCCGATCTCGCTGGAACTGGCCCAGTTTCCCGCCGACGCGTTCCCGGGACTGCTCGAACAGCAACTCGGCGGATCCATCTACGAGGTGCTCGAGAACCGCTACGGCCTGGTGCCGGGGCGGGCCGACGAGCGCATCGAGGCGGTCAACGCCACCACCACCGAAGCGTCGCTGCTCGGGGTGAAACCGAAATCGGCACTGCTGCTGATCACCCGGGTCACCTACGACAGCGACGGGACGCCGTGCGAGTTCTCCCGCGACCTGTTCCGCGGCGACCGCATCTACCTCGCCGTCACCGCACAGGGCAGGGGCATCGGCAAGGGGCTCGGCAGCGGACCCGACACCAACACCGCGTCGGTCAGACTGCAGAGCCAGCTCGCCGTCTAA
- the fabG gene encoding 3-oxoacyl-ACP reductase FabG: MFTSLQGRSAIVTGGSKGIGRGIAEVFANAGVDVVVTGRNQADIDATVADLGGKAGKVSGLAADVADPADCRRVVDTAVERHGGLDIVCANAGIFPSGRLEELTPEDIEQVLSVNFKGTVYIVQAALSALAASGHGRVIVTSSITGPVTGYPGWSHYGASKSAQLGFIRTAAMELAPKRITINAVLPGNIITEGLVDMGEDYMNQMAAAIPAGRLGSVADIGNAALFFATEEAGYITGQSLIVDGGQILPESHQAIAEL, from the coding sequence ATGTTCACCTCACTGCAGGGCCGCTCCGCGATCGTCACCGGAGGTAGCAAGGGCATCGGCCGGGGAATCGCCGAGGTCTTCGCCAATGCCGGCGTCGACGTCGTGGTCACCGGACGCAATCAGGCCGACATCGACGCGACGGTCGCCGATCTGGGCGGGAAGGCCGGCAAGGTCAGCGGGCTGGCCGCCGATGTGGCGGATCCGGCCGACTGCCGCCGCGTGGTCGACACCGCCGTCGAACGCCACGGTGGGCTCGACATCGTCTGCGCCAACGCCGGGATCTTCCCGTCCGGACGGCTCGAGGAACTCACCCCTGAGGACATCGAGCAGGTCCTCTCGGTCAACTTCAAGGGCACCGTGTACATCGTGCAGGCCGCGCTCTCTGCACTGGCGGCCAGCGGACACGGCCGCGTCATCGTCACCTCCTCGATCACCGGACCCGTCACGGGATATCCCGGCTGGTCGCACTACGGGGCGAGCAAGTCCGCGCAGCTCGGTTTCATCCGCACCGCGGCAATGGAGCTGGCGCCCAAGCGGATCACCATCAACGCGGTGCTGCCCGGCAACATCATCACCGAGGGCCTGGTCGACATGGGCGAGGACTACATGAACCAGATGGCCGCGGCGATCCCCGCCGGGCGGCTGGGCAGCGTGGCCGACATCGGCAACGCCGCGCTGTTCTTCGCCACCGAGGAGGCCGGTTACATCACCGGCCAGAGCCTCATCGTCGACGGCGGGCAGATCCTGCCCGAGTCGCATCAGGCGATCGCCGAGTTGTAA
- a CDS encoding potassium channel family protein encodes MEWTATVAGIALIAVIVRDVFHTLFHPIGHGSIAPTVMKLIWRLLGLLPPQRRIASLTGPLGIAMVVLAWGVIAVAGWTLIYWAQMPEGFAYGTELDPNERHDIVDSLYLSLVTIGTLGFGDVVPTSVTLRLAAPIEALFGFMLLTAAVSWVLEIYPALHRRRVLALQLSTLRRAREGDPVLPIDSVPVEVLTSLAAGIVEARNDFTQYSATYYFRDLETDASLAASLEYATQLAAEAMASAQDHVRTAGRLMKIAVDSLAELLDQEFLQLGGDTDAVVQAYAVDHRHIN; translated from the coding sequence ATGGAGTGGACAGCCACGGTGGCCGGCATCGCGCTCATCGCCGTCATCGTGCGGGACGTGTTCCACACGCTGTTCCATCCGATCGGCCACGGCAGTATCGCGCCGACGGTGATGAAGCTGATCTGGCGGCTGCTGGGTCTCCTACCGCCTCAGCGCCGGATCGCCTCGCTGACCGGGCCGCTCGGCATCGCCATGGTCGTGCTCGCCTGGGGTGTCATCGCCGTCGCCGGCTGGACGCTCATCTACTGGGCGCAGATGCCCGAGGGTTTCGCGTACGGCACGGAGCTGGATCCGAATGAGCGGCACGACATCGTCGACTCGCTGTACCTGTCGCTGGTGACCATCGGCACACTCGGGTTCGGCGATGTCGTACCGACGTCGGTGACGCTGCGGCTGGCCGCCCCCATCGAGGCGCTCTTCGGTTTCATGCTGCTCACCGCCGCCGTGTCGTGGGTGCTCGAGATCTACCCGGCGCTGCACCGCCGCCGCGTGCTGGCACTGCAGTTGTCGACGCTGCGGCGGGCGCGGGAGGGCGATCCCGTGCTGCCGATCGACAGTGTCCCCGTCGAGGTCCTCACCTCGCTGGCGGCGGGCATCGTCGAAGCGCGAAACGACTTCACCCAGTACAGCGCCACCTACTACTTCCGCGACCTGGAAACCGATGCGTCCCTGGCAGCTTCACTGGAGTACGCGACCCAGCTCGCCGCCGAGGCGATGGCCAGCGCACAGGATCACGTCCGGACGGCGGGGCGGCTGATGAAGATCGCCGTCGACAGCCTCGCCGAACTGCTCGACCAGGAGTTCCTGCAGCTCGGCGGTGACACGGATGCCGTCGTACAGGCCTACGCGGTCGATCACCGGCACATCAACTGA
- a CDS encoding SDR family NAD(P)-dependent oxidoreductase translates to MKLTGYTALVTGASGGIGEEFATRLAADRVNLILVARRTERLEELRGRLLERHPGIDIDVLSADLGVPGAAAALAQQVDALGRRVDVLINNAGIGLHGSFAEQDPAANAAQIQLNCVTLVELTGYFLPEMIAAKRGVVLNVGSTAGFQPVPSMAVYGATKAFVLSFSEALWQETRGSGVKVLTLCPGATETEFFDRTGKSFMTRGRQSSAQVVDTALKALDRPFPTVVSGLHNRILALGYRIAPRPVLAMVSEQLMKASGQR, encoded by the coding sequence GTGAAGCTCACCGGATACACCGCACTCGTCACCGGCGCCAGCGGCGGCATCGGCGAGGAGTTCGCCACGCGGTTGGCCGCCGACCGGGTCAACCTGATCCTCGTCGCGCGGCGCACCGAACGGCTCGAGGAGTTGCGCGGCAGGTTGCTCGAACGCCATCCCGGGATCGACATCGACGTGCTGTCGGCCGATCTGGGGGTGCCGGGCGCGGCCGCCGCGCTCGCCCAGCAGGTCGACGCCCTCGGCCGCCGGGTGGATGTGCTGATCAACAACGCCGGCATCGGTCTGCACGGCAGCTTCGCCGAACAGGACCCGGCGGCCAACGCCGCGCAGATCCAGTTGAACTGCGTCACGCTGGTCGAGTTGACCGGCTATTTTCTGCCGGAGATGATCGCCGCGAAACGCGGGGTGGTCCTCAACGTCGGGTCGACCGCCGGTTTCCAGCCCGTGCCCAGCATGGCGGTGTACGGCGCCACCAAGGCCTTCGTGCTGTCGTTCTCCGAGGCGCTGTGGCAGGAGACCCGCGGCTCGGGGGTCAAGGTGCTCACGCTGTGTCCGGGCGCCACCGAGACCGAGTTCTTCGACCGCACCGGAAAGAGCTTCATGACGCGTGGCCGTCAGAGCTCGGCGCAGGTCGTCGACACCGCGCTCAAGGCACTCGACCGCCCCTTCCCGACGGTGGTGTCCGGTCTGCACAACCGCATCCTGGCCCTCGGCTACCGGATCGCGCCGCGTCCGGTGCTCGCGATGGTCTCCGAACAGCTGATGAAGGCGTCCGGTCAGCGTTAG